The stretch of DNA CAGACCAAACCAGCCGCTTTCTAATGTTTCGCTGTTGGCAACAAAATGGCCGCCAATCACTTCGCACTGAACAAAAACTTTGCAGATACCATAGGCATAAACTGGCGTGTTATGAAGATTGCGATCCTGTAGCGCAATTAATCGGGTAGCGATAACATCCAGTCCCGCCTCTTCCTTCACCTCTTTTACCGTATTAGCCCGGATAGACTGATTCACATCCACCCATCCTCCCGGTAAAGACCAATAACCGCTATTTTCTTTGACCAGTAATATTTTTCCCTGCTCAAATATCGCTGCCCGACAGTCCAGTTTCGGGGTTTGGAAACCAGTTTCATTACAGAATACATTAGTGACATGGGCCATTGGCAGGCCGCTATACTGGCTGACAATCTCAGCCGACAGCTCACGAATGCGTTCAAAACGCTCCCGATCGTAAACGTCCTGAGAGTAGTGACATCCCGTCTGACCAATAAACTGCAGCTCAATTGCCCACTTTAACCAGCGTATTTCATCTGATTCAGCTGGTTTCTGCTTCAAAATCAGAAAAATATCATTAGGTAAATTGAGATAGTGATGTGGCGTAAATATGCCTGACTGAATGACAGCCCCATAAAGCTAAAGCAAAATCTATCCCTGCTTCCGACGCCAGCCTGGCACTCTCACCGGATGCGCCAATCCATAAGGTTCCGGATTTATTCTGATCGGTTTGCGGTAAATCACCTGATTGAAAATCAAAACGTATAACCTCAGCGTATTGAGATAAAGACCGATCAAACTGAGCATGTTCAGAACAGAGTATATCCACCCTGCAATTTTGCTGTTTTAACTGCTGTAACAGCAAACCGGCATTATCGGGCAGGCATTCATAATCGAACAAAATATGGCTATAACGCATAGTGACCTGATGAAGGAATCTGAAAGCAAAGTAGCATTATGTTAGCAGTATGATGGGCATTTTACAGCAGGATAAGGGAAGTTATCCGGCACAATGATGGCCACCGGATAACATTTTAGTTACAACGTCACCATTATGCTTGTTGCAAATGTTTCATATGAAACTCAAGGTGTTGTTCAATAAAGCTGGCGATAAAATAGTAGCTGTGGTCATAACCTTGCTGCATACGCAGGGTTAACGGATAGTCGATATCAGCAGCAACCTGCGCTAAGCCTTCCGGCTGAAGCTGCTCGCCAAGAAAGCTATCGTTATCCCCTTGATCTACCAGCATGGGAATGGCTTTTCCCTGATAGTATTTTAACAGTTCACAGGCATCCCATTGTTGCCAGCTCTGGCGATCCTCGCCTAAATAGGTCTGGAATGCATTTTGTCCCCATGGAACGGCCGTTGGATTAACGATGGGTGAAAACGCCGAAACCGAACAGAAACGTTCCGGATTACGTAACGCCATCACCAAGGCACCATGCCCCCCCATCGAGTGACCAGAAATGGATTGAGGTCCGTTAAAACCTAACTTATTGCTTAAGAGGTGAGAAAGTTCATCTCGCAAATAGTCATACATTCTGTAATGCCCGGCCCAGGGCTGTTGGGTAGCATTGAGATAGAATCCAGCTCCCTGACCTAAGTCCCACTGGCTGACATCTGCCACCGCTTCCCCTCTGGGACTGGTATCCGGCATGACTATCGCAATCCCCAGTCGGGCAGCAATACGCTGTGCGCCAGCCTTAGTGGTAAAATTTTCATCATTACAGGTTAATCCTGACAGCCACCATAACAATGGCGGCGATGGCCAACGGGATGAATCAGGAATAAACAGGCTGAAGGTCATCGCGCAGCTAAGGGTGGATGAATGGTGGCGATAGCGCCGCTGACAACCATCAAACACCTTATGTTGCTCAATAAGCTCTAATTCATTCTGCATCTAAAAGCTCCTTTGATAATTTTAGCGATACTGAAGCAGAGCGCGGCAATAAACCTGCGCTCCATCGGGTAATCACTACTTATCGCCAAAGTGGATAACGGTACGAATAGACTTACCTTCATGCATCAGATCAAATGCCTGATTAATCTCTTCCAGCGGTAAAGTATGGGTAATGAATGGATCAAGCTGAATATCACCTTTCATCGCCTGTTCGACCATGCCAGGTAGCTGGCTGCGACCTTTTACACCACCAAAAGCTGAGCCGCGCCATACACGTCCGGTAACCAGTTGGAATGGACGTGTACGAATCTCCTGACCAGCACCGGCTACGCCAATAATGACGCTTTCGCCCCAACCTTTATGGCAGCACTCCAGCGCTGAACGCATCACATCGACATTACCTATACATTCGAAACTGTAATCCACACCACCATCGGTCATTTCAACAATCACGTCCTGAATAGGTTTATCGTAATCTTTAAGATTAATGCAGTCTGTCGCTCCCATCTCTTTAGCCAGTTCAAATTTGTCCTGGTTGATATCAATGGCAATAATACGACCGGCTTTAGCCTGTACCGCACCTTGTATAGCTGCCAGACCAATACCTCCTAAACCAAAGATAGCGACTGTATCTCCAGCTTTAACTTTCGCAGTATTGTGTACGGCGCCAATACCGGTGGTGACACCACAACCCAGCAAGCAAACCTTCTCCAACGGAGCTTCAGGATTGATTTTTGCCAGAGAGATTTCTGCCACAACTGTGTACTCACTGAATGTACTGGTGCCCATATAGTGATAAATAGGCTGGCCATTGTAGGAGAATCGGGTTGTTCCATCAGGCATTAAGCCTTTGCCCTGAGTGGCTCGTACCGCCTGACACAGGTTGGTTTTACCTGATTTACAGAACTTACACTCACCACATTCGGCGGTATACAGAGGAATCACATGATCGCCGGGCTTTAATGACGTGACACCGTCACCAATCTCAACCACAATACCACCGCCTTCATGGCCTAATACTGCAGGAAAAACCCTTCCGGATCGTCACCGGATAGCGTAAAGGCATCCGTATGACACACGCCAGTATGGGTGATACGCACTAAGACTTCGCCTTTCTTTGGTGGAGCAACGTCAATTTCAACAATCTGTAACGGTTTTCCGGCTTCGAAAGCCACAGCAGCACGAGATTTCATAAGGTTTCTCCATCAACATTTATTTAGAACCAGTAACATCAGACTGGTTCGGTAGAAATAGTTACTTCAGATAGGAATGAATAAGACCGGCAAGTTCATCAACCTTAGTGGATTGTAGCTCGCCTGAAGGGAGTATCTCCCGCAGCTCATCACGCAGATGGGTCTCTAAAATGTCGTTCATTAAGCCATTGGCCGCCCCGCGAAATGAGGCTATTTGCTGTAACAGCAACTGGCACTCTTTACCGGACTCCAGCGCTTTTTCTAACGCCTTCACCTGCCCTTTAATTTTACGTACCCGGGTAAGGATTCGTTTTTTATCAGCATCCAACTTTGGCATGGTATCGCCCTCTATATAGTATAGGGGGGTATACTATATTAATATAATAAATTGAGCAAACTGCATCGCTAATAACTGAGTGATTAATAAAAGAAATTCTGACAGCATTGTGGCCTGAAGACTCAGACCACAATACAGAGAGATTAAGCCAGGTCTTCTAAGCGACCGTGCTTTTCATAACGGGAAATTCGAATAACGCCATTGTCATCGTCCACAAACACCACTTTAGGCTGATGGGTCTTCGCCTCTTCTGGTGTCAGTTGGGCATAACACATGATGATCACTTTATCACCCACCTGCACATGGCGGGCGGCGGCGCCATTAAGACAAATCAGACCGCTGCCTCTTTTGCCTGAAATAGTATAGGTTTCAAATCGGCTACCGTTATTGATATTCACAATTTGAACCTTTTCATACTCCAGAATGCCTGAGGCATCTAACAGATCCTGATCAACAGTAATGCTGCCAATATAGTCCAGTTCAGCCTGAATCACTGTTGCCCGATGGATCTTGCTTTTTAACATGGTTAATTCCATGACTGCCTCTTATTCAAAGATCAAACACAAAGTTATCAATTAAGCGCGTTTTACCAATGTAAACCGCCATGGCACACAGAACCGGTGCGTCAATAGTTTCAACCGGCGTCAACTTACTGGCATCAACAATAGAGATATAGTCAATTTTGGCCATCGGTTCCTGCAAAATGCAGTTCTCCATTTGGGAGATAATCACCGAACACTGCTTTTCACCCTGCTGCATCAGCTTTCGACCCAACTGAATGGCACGATACAGACAAAGTGCTGCCTGACGCTGTTCTGCATTTAAATAACTGTTACGTGAACTTTTAGCCAGGCCGTCATGTTCACGGATAATTGGACAACCAACCACCTGAACATCAATATTCAGATCGTTGACCATTTGGCGAATTACCGCCAGTTGCTGCGCATCTTTTTGTCCAAAATAGGCGCGATCGGGCTGAACAATGTTGAAAAGCTTGCTCACCACCGTACAGACTCCACGAAAATGGATTGGACGGCTACGTCCGCACAGCTCTTCGGTCAGGCCTGTCATATCAACAAAACTGCAAAAATTGGCCGAATACATCTCTTCAGCTCGCGGGTGGAAAATCAAGTCCACGCCAGCCTGTTGGCAAAGCAGACTGTCTTTATCAAGATCTCGCGGATAGCTGGCTAAATCTTCCGTTGGCCCAAACTGCATGGGATTAACAAAGATTGAGGTCACTACTCTGTCATTCTCTGCTTTTGCCTGAGTCATCAGACTTTGGTGGCCTTCATGCAGATATCCCATGGTCGGTACCAGACCAACCTGTAGTCCGGCCTTTTTCCAGGCCTTAACCGTTTCCCTTACTTGCTGAATGGTTGTGACTATCTGAACCAAAGTGTCTCTCCTGTTGATACCCGTTATACGCGGGAAAACTCCAGTTGAAGTTTTTCCATAATTGCATCATCGATACGGAAAATATGCTCTTCTGCCGGGAAACTGCCTGACTTGGTTTCCCTGATGTAACTTTCAAAACCCGTTTTCATTTGTTCGCCAACGTTATTGAACTGTTTGGCGAATTTCGGTGTAATTCCACCATATAATCCCAACATATCCTGATAAACCAGTACCTGACCATCACATCCTGCTCCGGCACCAATACCGATGGTAGGTATTGTCAGACATTCTGAAATCAGAACGGCCAACGCGGCGGGGACGCACTCCAACACCACCGCAAATGCGCCAGCTTGTTCAACCGCCAGCGCTGAATGGACAATTCGGCGCGCCGCTTCTTCATCGCGCCCTTGCACTTTAAATCCACCAAATGCATTAACCGATTGTGGCGTTAATCCTAAATGTCCCATCACGGGAATCGCGGCCTGAGTGATAGCTTTAATCTGTGGACAAACCTCTTCACCCCCTTCCAGCTTAACCGCCTGAGCATGGCCTTCTTTTACCAGTCGGCCTGCGTTATACAACGCATCCTGCACGGAAATCTGGTAAGACATAAACGGCATATCGGTTACCACTAACGCACGTTTAGCAGCTCTGGCAACGGCTTTACTATGATGAATCATATCTTCCATCGTCACGGCCAGCGTGTCGTCATAGCCCAGCATAACCATCCCCAGAGAATCACCCACCAATAACGCATTAATTCCCGAATCATCCATCAGTTTAGCGGTTGAAAAGTCATAGGCCGTTAACATGGTGATTTTGTCGCGACTGATTTTTTGCTGTTGTAAGGTCACAACGGTGTTTTTCACTTTTTTAACTCCGCTTCAATGAATGAGTAATCCCGGTCCGGATTCTTTCGTTTGGCTACCGTTAATAAAACCTGTGATAAGCCAATATAAATACTACGTTCCTGCTCACCTAACGCTTCAAGGTGATGGCGAATCGTCATCGCATCACCTCTTTCCAGAGGTCCGGTTAATGCGTTAACCATGCCCGAAGAACAGATATTTTCAGCGTTGCCAAGAAATAAGGCATTCCAGGCTTTATCTGAAAATTCCCGATCGAATCCACACTGCTGAAAAATATCGGAACCTATTTTAGTCAAACCAATCACTAAATTGCTAACCATAACAGAAGCAGCGTGGTACAACGCTTTGTTTTCTGCATTCATGGTTCTTACCGAATTACCAAGAGACTCAATAAGTGTGGTTATTTTTATCAGATTAGTTTGGCTACCTTCAACGGTAAAATAGACCGCAGGTAGAGATTCAACAGAATGAAGTCTGTCATGAATGGCATAAACAGGATGAACGGAATATCCACAGGCACCATATTGTTCAAGACCATCAAACACTGATGATGATAATGCTCCACTACAGTGGCAAATATTTTTCCCCGCAATGGGATACTGCTTCAGTTCTTGCCAAAGTGTTGCAATAGAGGTATCCGGTACGGTTAAAAACAGCGTATCG from Limnobaculum xujianqingii encodes:
- a CDS encoding NUDIX hydrolase N-terminal domain-containing protein: MKQKPAESDEIRWLKWAIELQFIGQTGCHYSQDVYDRERFERIRELSAEIVSQYSGLPMAHVTNVFCNETGFQTPKLDCRAAIFEQGKILLVKENSGYWSLPGGWVDVNQSIRANTVKEVKEEAGLDVIATRLIALQDRNLHNTPVYAYGICKVFVQCEVIGGHFVANSETLESGWFGLEQLPELSEDKTTVQQIALCFEACRTENWQPVFD
- the fghA gene encoding S-formylglutathione hydrolase gives rise to the protein MQNELELIEQHKVFDGCQRRYRHHSSTLSCAMTFSLFIPDSSRWPSPPLLWWLSGLTCNDENFTTKAGAQRIAARLGIAIVMPDTSPRGEAVADVSQWDLGQGAGFYLNATQQPWAGHYRMYDYLRDELSHLLSNKLGFNGPQSISGHSMGGHGALVMALRNPERFCSVSAFSPIVNPTAVPWGQNAFQTYLGEDRQSWQQWDACELLKYYQGKAIPMLVDQGDNDSFLGEQLQPEGLAQVAADIDYPLTLRMQQGYDHSYYFIASFIEQHLEFHMKHLQQA
- a CDS encoding metal/formaldehyde-sensitive transcriptional repressor; this encodes MPKLDADKKRILTRVRKIKGQVKALEKALESGKECQLLLQQIASFRGAANGLMNDILETHLRDELREILPSGELQSTKVDELAGLIHSYLK
- the panD gene encoding aspartate 1-decarboxylase; its protein translation is MLKSKIHRATVIQAELDYIGSITVDQDLLDASGILEYEKVQIVNINNGSRFETYTISGKRGSGLICLNGAAARHVQVGDKVIIMCYAQLTPEEAKTHQPKVVFVDDDNGVIRISRYEKHGRLEDLA
- the panC gene encoding pantoate--beta-alanine ligase: MVQIVTTIQQVRETVKAWKKAGLQVGLVPTMGYLHEGHQSLMTQAKAENDRVVTSIFVNPMQFGPTEDLASYPRDLDKDSLLCQQAGVDLIFHPRAEEMYSANFCSFVDMTGLTEELCGRSRPIHFRGVCTVVSKLFNIVQPDRAYFGQKDAQQLAVIRQMVNDLNIDVQVVGCPIIREHDGLAKSSRNSYLNAEQRQAALCLYRAIQLGRKLMQQGEKQCSVIISQMENCILQEPMAKIDYISIVDASKLTPVETIDAPVLCAMAVYIGKTRLIDNFVFDL
- the panB gene encoding 3-methyl-2-oxobutanoate hydroxymethyltransferase, encoding MKNTVVTLQQQKISRDKITMLTAYDFSTAKLMDDSGINALLVGDSLGMVMLGYDDTLAVTMEDMIHHSKAVARAAKRALVVTDMPFMSYQISVQDALYNAGRLVKEGHAQAVKLEGGEEVCPQIKAITQAAIPVMGHLGLTPQSVNAFGGFKVQGRDEEAARRIVHSALAVEQAGAFAVVLECVPAALAVLISECLTIPTIGIGAGAGCDGQVLVYQDMLGLYGGITPKFAKQFNNVGEQMKTGFESYIRETKSGSFPAEEHIFRIDDAIMEKLQLEFSRV
- a CDS encoding Rossmann-like and DUF2520 domain-containing protein, with product MNIGFIGAGKVGFTLGKYFASRGINVVGYYSRNLDDAQAAASFTNSQFFSQLSSLLQACDTLFLTVPDTSIATLWQELKQYPIAGKNICHCSGALSSSVFDGLEQYGACGYSVHPVYAIHDRLHSVESLPAVYFTVEGSQTNLIKITTLIESLGNSVRTMNAENKALYHAASVMVSNLVIGLTKIGSDIFQQCGFDREFSDKAWNALFLGNAENICSSGMVNALTGPLERGDAMTIRHHLEALGEQERSIYIGLSQVLLTVAKRKNPDRDYSFIEAELKK